From the genome of Mastacembelus armatus chromosome 12, fMasArm1.2, whole genome shotgun sequence:
ctgaacaATAGGTATGACTGTAGCCAGTGTTTAGTCAGTTGGGATATAACAGCTGTGACTTTTTCTTCCATCATAAAGGAAAATATTacaaactgtatttgttttatctttttccaTAACATTCCTAAAGGAATATTGGTTGAATATTGTGGCTACTTCATGTATTTGTGTAGTTTATCACAAATTCCCTATTGGGGTCCCTACGATACAATGGTGATCTGGCCAGTATCTACTCCACCTTTTGCCCCACCAGATGGTCAGTGCGTTTAGTGTAACTATTTAACTAGTGATCAGCTTGGCTGTCACTGGATAACTATTAAAGATTTTGAGCCCAATCGTTAACTggtaaagtaaaacaaaagctTTGACTACtctactcaccccaaccagtcgaggcaggtggccaaactgagcctggttctgctggaggttcttttcttccattaaagggagtttttcctctccactgtcaccaagtgctgctcataagggatttgttgggtttttagttttttgtgaagtgccttgagatgattgaattgtgatttggtgctatacaaataaaatgaatttgtatagctgaattgaattaaatagtGAGTATTTGGCTTTCCCTAGTTAAACTAGTGAACATCTTGGAacttactagttaactagttttgtcaaaatatttgtataCAGTACAGGTGTATGAGTAGTTAACTAGTCtgcattctttttttcttacttctatttctgcctccctttctaaactcttgaaaagagtgccaatttatttcttccttctttgttttccttctttcacttcctcttctccttctcaacaacattgTATAACCACacattttaacccatttatctaccatcatttagcactggggctggtgcttacactttcattgggcttataacacacacacaataatttctcattcacactgatcttcccatctcatcgtatggtcagatcttatcacacaaacactaactttgggtaacttcagccaggtagtttgtatgacgCATTCGTTTCGAGCAACGTACCCGTATTGTATACACATTGTGCataaaagacactgaaggagtcaccacaaagcttatgacATTATCgcctcattcatatgcccagttcatgatatgggacaatttctaaggtggttcttatagacaataacatcttactcctcatagacaatagcgtacttctcattaacaacaatagcttacttctcatttaacagcttagttctcattaacaacaatagcttacttctcatttaacagcttagttctcattaacaacaatagcttacttctcatttaacagcttagttctcattaacaacaatagcttacttctcatttaacagcttagttctCATTAACAACAATAGCTtgcttctcatttaacagcttagttctcattaacaacaatagcgtacttctcatttaacagcttagttctCATTAACAACAATAGCTtgcttctcatttaacagcttagttctcattaacaacaatagcgtacttctcatttaacagcttagttctcattaacaacattatcatacttctcattaacaatcagagcttacttcttcagtattggcttaattttttcatgttttccacgtacgggttgtttccttaataaaccatatggcttcccgaaggaagacttacgtttgtaatcctcagccagtggagttttctcgttgtttcttttttttccttcttttttgttttttattttttaggattattttttcatcatctggcgtctgcccctcagactcactggtctcattaccacGAGGGATTccaaagatcacgtgattaccaaacacacacacctagggctTTctttgacgcagaccaaaaacataccaaaaacataaatcaacacttagcagacatacacaagaaatgattcataacactgtactcacttattaaatgaatggagcatctACTGTCCGacacccgttctgacctcaggcgggattccagccctccgtttgtcggagcggaactttcccttcatttttgaATGTTACCTTTAAGTTTGGGAGTTactaattctcagaaaacaaccacaagtgtgatgaatcttctcaggtttaatcacgggcccggagaggacgtccttgcagaagtcctctgctATCCTTATTACAAGAGCAGGTTATATACCGTActttggactaatcctgaacagacccccacattatattgttcaggtactatcttcagtcttcttaccatcaaagaaacaaattgctggcagttatttacaaccttctaccctaaaacactaaaccaataaaacagacagaaccacataccatgaaagggtcaagcaaacattcagcccccacattggtttaagttagtgaccatttgctctgttgtaaaatcctcacagttATTATTCAGATACATATAAGTAAGCTTACAAGTTACATTATCGTatgggaacaaaaaaaaagacaagaaataaattttttttaaaaaatcaatcTCCACAGACCATACATTTTCACTGTCCATATATTCTAGATAGGACACAGCATCCAGACTCTCCAGATAACCATAAAATCCCTGCCAAATAGACTAGAAAAcctggattttgttttttagaaaataagTGATTTTTTCCAAAGCAAGACATGAAGTCATTCCATTTATCCAATGAGAAATTCACGGActcttttcctgtttccaaGCATCTGCAATCACTCGTTTTGCTTCTAATAAACAGAGGCTAACCATTAACTTTTCATGTTTGGTAAGTGTGAAATTTACAGGGTAAATGTGCAATAAACATAAAGGGGTCGAGTGGAAAATTCTTACTTATCATTTTGCTGAGAGTATTCACAACTCTAACCCCAAAACCATAAACCTTAGTACACTCCCACATGCATGCTGCTCACCATTCATCTTCTGTTAATTCACACTGTAAGTCAGATTGCCATGCCTGAAGTCTATCCGTAAATGCTTCTTTTGAGCTGGCCACAAAATGTGCATATAGCAAAGAAACCTGTCCTCTACCTTTCAAGCTGTTAATTGTGATCCTTTCCAGAGTGGATGGGGGGGCTCAGCCAAgctttgactttgttttgacagaatGAAACTGCGTTTTTGCAAAATTCCAAACTTTGCTCTTATTTCTTCAAAGGACATAAACCCTTTCTCATTATAAGGATCAGATACTTCACTAATTCCTCCAATTTCTAAAACCTTGTGTTGGGGTCATGGGGTCAATAGTtcaattgttgtcattgtgtaacaagatttgaagacaataccatgtttgtgtaagatgttttagcaggtgtctgttttaccagataaaccacacAACCTTATGAACTATGTAACTGAAAACtctaactgcacccacgcaccctgtgccttgtttgttcctcactataaaaataaaagactgctcagtgaagagagagtcaaggtcgcatgggggagagaagaaagtctcttctctccatctgcaaCTGAGGTGATTTCACTTGCAGagcatatactcggtacaaagttgttgtgtgtttttcattgccttcagggaaaagaaccgAGTCAGTGTACCGTAAACCTGACACCTTGATCAGCTCTGCCAGGGCGGAAGTTTTCATTGCCAAAAATTGGTGTGAAACGAGGCAGTCGTAGTATTTCAATAAATGAAATAGGGTGTTTTGTCCACCTATCTAGTAGATTAATGATAGAGTCTGACACCGAATTATAATTGGCTGTCACCACTTCATTAATATTTGGTGTAATTTTGATGCCACGATAAGTGAAACCCTCTTGTGAAATTGTGAAGGGTGTCTGAACTGGGGGGAGAAGCCTTTCTGATTTATTGAGGAACAGCAACACAGATTTAAAGTGGTTAATTTTATACCCTGCAAATTAACCAAACGCCTCAATCAGATTGAGTATTCTTGGAATAGACTGTTTCAAGTTGGaggaaaatataataatgtcaTCTGCATACAGTGAGATACAATGATCTGTTGTCCCAATTGTTATACCTGAAATATCTGTACTATTGCAAATTGCCATAGCCAATGGTTCAATTGTTAGTGCAAAAAGTAAGGAGAAAGTGGGCAGCCCTGGCACGTTCCCCTGTGCATTTTGAAATTGTTCCATTTTGAAATTGTTCCAAGTATTTCAGCTGAAGGATTAgcatataaaatacaaatccaTTTCATAAATTTCTCCTGAAACCCCATCTTCTCCATAACGTCAAAGAGATATTCCCATTCAATTGAcatacactgtgagctgtaaggtcttatatagacaggtgtgtgcctttcctaatcaagtccaatcagtttaattaaacacagctggactccaatgaaggagcagaaccatctcaaggaggatcagaagaaatggacagcatgtgagttaaatatgagtgtcactgcaaagggtctgaatacttacgaccatgtgatatttcagtttttcttttttaataaatttgcaaaaatttctacatttctgtttttttctgtcaagatggggtgctgagtgtacattaatgagaaataaaatgaactttttggattttggcaaatggctgcaatgacacaaagagtgaaaaatttaaaggggtctgaatactttccgtactcACTGTATTATGCAGGCCCTGCCTCCCCCATACAAAACCATTTTGATCTATATGGATCAGCTGGGGCAGATGCTGTTCTAATCTCTTAGCCAATACCTTGCAGAGAATCTTATAATCATTGTTCAGAAGAGAAATCAGTCTATATGAAGCACAGTCAGAAGGCGACTTTCCAGGTTTTAATAATAGAGTGATCACTGCTGTGTTAAGAGTGGGAGGCAAAACCCCATTTTCCAATGAGTCTTGATACATTTCCATTAAGGGTGGAATTAACTTGTGATGAAAAACCATCCAGCCCTGGTGACTTCCCTCCTTCCATACAAGTGATGGCATCCAGCAGTTCCTCAgatttcaaatcattttcaagAGATGACATGAAATATAGATCTGTTCACTTAAAGTCTAAGGTGTCCAAGAATGAATGCTGTCTCTCTGCAGAACCCTCTGAGTATTCTGAGCTATAAAGAGCCTGGTAATAGTTCCTAAAGACCTTATTTATCTCTCTTTGATCAAATGTTACCGTACCCGAGTCTAGTGTCTGAATGGAGTTTATGGCTCTTTCTGATTGTAGCTGTTTAGTTCGCCAGCCTAGCAATTTCCCCACCTTCTCCCCACTTTCATAATACTCATCAAGCTCTTCTGTGCTTGGTTTAGTGAGAGTTCATCATACTTAAGCTTTAACTTGTGTAATTCTAAAAGAAGGTCAGGAGAGCTATTTTGGAAGTTTTTTGATtcaatttcttttattttggtttcaagATTTATAATTTCCACTTGActattatttcaaaaataataatctatCTGTTTATCAATAAAATCCAGAAACTTAGGGCTTCTCAACCAGGTTGCATGTAGGCACCATCTTGATGGCTTGAGTAAAAATTGAGAGAGATTTAACAACTTGTATGCATTCTTTAGTCTCACCAGTTAACTAGTAAGGCCTAGAGGCCTTAAATAGTTTACCAGTCAGCattcactagttaactagtgcAGACAAATGCTGGTCACTGGTTAACTAATGAGCCAAAATCATGCTTGACTATAAAGTAAACTATAAGTATGACTATAAGTGACTATAAGTAAACTTGTCACAGTTTTTgtagcacactagttaactagtaaaaCTTAGTCTCAGTAGTGTCGTTcagagggccactagtacatcaaaaagctgactaattgggactttggtcctactagtgcagtgactggcattgcTAGTAAGGCTTTTCTTGGAACTAgttggacagaaatgccactagttgctgagaaagtgTGACTAGTAaccattgttttgttcaactaGTGCACTCATATGTCCAACTAGTGTAATCAAACGTccaactagttctgacaaagacagaCCTAATGTATGAAATGAACATCTTGCCTTTACACACTGTTCAGACCACGCTCCACTCCAAGGGCTCCACCGCATTAAAGATGCCAACACACAGATCACCTGTTGATTGCATTTAGGagcccctccttgaaccgccaccttatcgtggtggaggggtttgagtgcccgtatgatcccaggagctatgttgtctggggctatatgcccctggcagggtctccaaggcaaacaggtcctaggtgacggaccagactaagagcggttcagtgacctcttatgcAACGACAAACGAGGACTGCaacgtcgcccggcatggcaaagccggggccccaccctggagccaggcctggggttcgggcccGTAGgtgagcgcctggtggctgggtctccccccatagggcccagccgggcaaagcctgaaagagcgacgtggggccgcccttctgtggacccaccacccgcaggaggatccataaggggctggTGAATAGTGGATCAagcagtggtcgaggacggggacctcggcgacctGATCCCTGGATGCcgaaactggctctagggacatggaatgtcacctcactgggggggaaggagcctgagcttgtgcgaGAGGTCAAgtggtaccgactagagatagtcgggctcacctccacgcacagcctgggctctggaacccagctccttgagtggccaggggagagatcctgcctcaagtggaggagtttaagtatctcggggtcttgttcacgagtgagggaaggacggaacgcgagattgacagacggatcgggacatcggcagcagtaatgcggtcagtgtactggtccgttgtggtgaagaaggagctgagccggaaggcgaagctctcgatttatcagtcaatctacgttcctactctcacctatggtcatgagctctgggtcatgaccgaaagaacgagatcgcggatacaagcggctgaaatgagcttcttccgcagggtggccgggcgctcccttagagatagggtgaggagctcggtcacccgggaggagctcggagtagagccgctgctcctccacatcgagaggagtcagttgaggtggctcgggcatctgtttcggatgcctcctgggcgccttcctggggaggtgttctgggcatgtcccaccgggaggaggccccggggaagacccaggacacgctggagggagtatgtctcccggctggcctgggaacgcctcggtgtgcccccggaagagctggaggaagtgtccagggagaaggaagtctgggtatccctgattcggctactgcccccgcgacccggccccggattagcggaagaagatggatggatggatggatgcatgcaTTTAGGAGGCGAGTATCAGAGGAAGGCCTTCCTTGACACCAGCTAAATAGCAGTCAGAGCAGCAAGATGGCTGAAGGGGAAAGCAGAGATTGCAGCCAGAGCAGGAGGCTGCTGATCATAAAGCTGAATCACTGAGTAGCGTGACAGAGAGAATGACTGGCTCTTATTGAATTATGGAactcaataaatacatttcaggacacgtttatatttatttttaactctaATTCTTAGAATTTTGACATGTTGAACACCAAAAACTCAGCGACTTTATACATAACCAGATGCTGTCACTGCCTTTCACACAgggaaaatgtatatttttatccAAGGTGTGCAGTGATTCATAGACAACTCCAGAATATCTGCACCTTTCACAACCATTAATGTTGAGAGAAATGAACAAGGtattcaaattaaagtcatATTCCAGTTAATAAAGCATATTtcaaatatgtttattgttattttaatataaaaaatgagtCCACTAAAAAGAAAGCAATTTTACAAAAGAACAGTAACAAGGAGTGACAGTACATACAATATGTTAACATCATTCTTCAGAGTATGTTCAAGTTGAAAATCATTTAAAGACACCACTGGTACTTGTGAGCTTGGGTTTCTCCTCTCTACTTAACCAAAAGCACATTTAGTAAAACAGAGGTTCCAGTCAGCTGACACTGTTGCAATGTGAGGCACAATGCAAAAACAAGTAGAAGGGGGAACAATTAGCCCCTCATGCACAGGCGATAGTATGGACTACCTATGTTTAGCATGCAGATGAACACATAACTGACCAGAATCACAAACCGAGATCAGAATGCATGTCTACATGCTAAAATCAAACTCAATGATTGATTGCAAACACTTATATGTTAGAGCCGCTTCTGGCTCTTGTGTCTGGACAACAGTAACACTGCCAGGGAACGATATGTCTGAATTTACTAATGTGTGCTGGTCATGTGAATTTGGTAAAAACACTAATACCAGCCTCAGTACAAGAAATGGCTGAAACACTGATGTGGCTCACTGATATTTATTAAAGCCTTATGTGATTATCCTAATCATTCTGTTGGTGTgagagtttttgtttgtagtCCAATTCTGACCATCTGGcactattttcagtttttctgtcctCCCATTATTAGTCACCAAAGTCAGAAATGTTTATGCATCATTACTGCAGTCATCCACCAACAATAGTTTGCTGTGCAAAGCCAGTTTGAAAACATTGTTATACACAATAACTCTGTCTTCGCTACACTAGGTCAGAAACTAACAACAATTTTTGTTATCAATTAACCTCCCAATTATGTTTTGCTTCAATGGACTGGATGTGCATCATATCAAAATTAAATCAAAGAATATCCATTACAACCTCCCACAGCCTGTGGGAAGATATtcagtgtaatgtaatgttcATACAGATACATTAAACTCGGtcattgtactgtactgtaaagtTATGTCAAGTGTGAGTGTTCTAACATGACACAtgtagtgtgtatgtgtgtcagtaaCTTGTGGAACAGACGTCAGAAGAACCTTTAATGATAGACACTAGTTAGGTCTGAGTTGTTGCCATATTATGATGCTACACTGATATGCCAAAACATTATGGCTACTTGCAGAGGAAATGCATAACAATAACTATCTTGCAACATTGGCATGTGTCAAGGTCTGGGATTTATTTGGGGATATACTTGAGGTGCAAGTAGTCATCAGGTATGCCCTGAGTGACTTTGATAAGGGCCAAATTCCTAAGGCAAGTGCGTCAGAGCATCTCTGAATCAGTCATGCTCAAGGGGTACACCCTGTCACCGCTGGTGTGTACCCACCTTCTCATTGGAGAAGGGACCACTCACTTACCCACATGGTGTTGGAAGGATATCTGGGAACATCTATGATCTACAATGGCTCCACCTCGAAAATTACCGGATTTAAAAGCTCATccaaagggggggggggggcactttCAGGTTTTGTAGAATACATGCTATGGCAGGTTAGAGTTATTTTTGGTAGCATGCAAAAGACCAGCAGGGGTGGTCATATTGTTTTGGCTAGTCAGTGTATACTGTGTATACTGCAAAGGAATGACTGGATGTATTCAGTCAGTAAGGTGTTCATGAAGACTGCCCACATGTCTGTGTTCATGCTTACAGAGATGTCCATTTGCTTCAGCAATGACCTGTGTGTAACTGATTCAGAGTACCAGGAGTCCACCAGAGGAAATGATGCAGCTTCATGTCTCTTTCTACCAGGATGGAGCAGTGTTGGCCAGTCGTCTCATACGTCTGAAAAAATAGTGTATTCACATTAAGATTTGCTAGTTGGACAAGGCTAAATATTATATAGCAGTATTGCTCAGACTAAATAAACGCATATGCTTGTTATGGAATCTATTGCAGAAAGTTTATTTAGTGAAGACTCTGGGTTTTACTCTTAATACTCAGGTTCTATTAACAGCTTCAGTGGAATAGATATAGTTTCTTTCCTGAATCAAACTGTCATTTTATCTGTATCTAACATCCCACCTTGTGTTCCTGTCTTGGTCTCTGATCTTCTTTTCCATTTCAGCATCTGTGAGGGTCTCCAGCAGGGGGCACCACTGGTCTGCATCGCCTGTGTTGCGGATGGCAATCTCTACTGTGGGAAGTGGGTTCTCACTGTGGGCAATGCACCATAAAAGAaagttttaaaacagttttccCTTTATAATGTATGCCCCACAGCAGGTAACATCAGTGTAGCCAGGGGTTTTTAGACTGCAGAATGCAATGGGTCCAAAAGCCATGTTAAAGTGAGTGGCTGAGTTACCTGAAGGCATAGGTCCTCTGGTGCCAGCTGAGCTGACCACGAATGCTGTAGGCAATAGTAGTTacaaactctccaccaagacCCAGCTCAGAGCACAGCTTCAGTGCAAATGACTCTGGGGAGTTCTCCCTCTCTGACATGTCCCACTCAAACTGGTCCACCAGAGATATATTCCCCACGTGGATGTTCAGCTGAGGAATACAGAAAATCATTATATACCCTTTTTAAGTTTTCATGAGTATCAAAGCAAATCAATTATTTTGTTATACCAGTTAactgaaaacaggaaatgctAGTAGATTACTTTCAGACTTTTTGtcaaactgtaaacaaatataaaatatactgaAATGCGGTTCATAGTGTAACTCAGTGCATGTAGACCAACACTATACTTCCCAAAGCATTATGAGAATTGTAGTTTTAAAACTGAGATTATCAACTATTATCAAATACGGTTTCCATTAATGAAAGCAGCGGGTCTTGCCCTGCACGCTATAACGCAGTGAATTgttaagtattattattattattagtcccTTGCATTACgcacccaaagtgcacacacactgtgaacacacacccggagcagtgggcagccattgctgtggcgcctggggagcagttggggatttggtgccttgctcaagggtctcacctcagtcgtgatattgaaggtggagagagcgctagctattcactccgccccacctgacaattcctgccagtcctgagactcaacttcgcaactttcaggttacaagtccgactctctatccattaggccccTTTTTTTTGGAATTGGACAGATAATATACAATGTTCACTACTTATGTGACACTGATGGAAATATTAGATCCCATGCCTTTAGCGTAACCCAGAGGCAACATTTCTGCAATAAAAAGGCACTTCTTCCACATTTACCAGGATTTATAAAGGGTGGACAGCAGTGCCTGCAAACAAAGCCAACACAGAGAAAACTATAACTTAATTTACTATTTAGGTGGTTTAAAGAATTATTCTAGTATATTACTGTATTCCTACTGTCTTCCAAACTAGCTAATTTTCAAtgctttccatccatccatccatccatccatccatcaattatctatacccgcttagtccttaaccagggtcacagggatctgctggagcctatctcagctctcttttgggtggaaggcaggggtacaccctggacaggtcaccaatccatcGCAGCTCAATGCTTTCCccaaagaattttttttaaattcagcacaCACCTTGATGATAACTCTCTGGTCAGCCTGCTCTTCTAATATGCTGTCAGTGGGGTAGGACTCAATCTGCTGACGAATAGCCGAGGCAATGGCAGGGACGAAGGCTAGAGGATTCAGATCCAGGTCATCACACAATATCTCTGCAAACATCTCAGGGGTCATCAGTTTCTCTAAGAAATGATACATAATCAGAAAATAatgacaggagaaaacataGTTAGGAGGAACTATGTGTTATGATAATTTGGATGTTGGCATGTTGTTGACATATATTTACCATTCATGTTCCATGTGAAGGCATCTCGCAATTTCTGTCCATCTATCTCCATGTCTAGACGAATCGGAACCAGAGCCTCTACCTGGGCTGCATTCTCATGAATCACCGCAGGGTCATGGTCGTCAAAGCTAAGTAAGATACAAGACATGATGTTGTGTTATTTAATCCAACTAATTCTTTTAATATTGTCTGAATCAAACTCATAACTGCTTAATGGACCGGTTTAGGTTCAACTTAATACAATGCATATATGTGCATTAAAATAGTTATTAGTCTAGAGTGCAGTATAAGCAGTTGCAGTAAGCTACATGCTGAGTacaacaaactgtgtttttaatatagTGATTATAGTGACTCAGTGATTATATCTAGTTTTACACGTGCAGTAACCTCACTCCAGCAAATATTACCGCATTCAAGCTATTGCGTTTAACTGAAAAATTCATGTAATAATccacatgacatgacagaaaaACGTGACATCTGAAATTCTTGCTGAACAGTGACGGTCTTTATTGTGCTGGACTCATCATGAGTTCGGCTCAATTTCACTGCACAACCTGGAACCTTTGTGCAATCGATTACTTGTTCGCTGTGCATACATGTACGGAGTGCATTACATtcaccaaacaaaaaaacctggAGGATGGTATCTGGTAATTATGACTTACTATCTCTGAGAAACAATCTCATAATTATGAGATTCTGATCTCCCAATTATGAGGGGCACGGTGCTCTGTGTGCTCTTCTCCTGGAACAGTGGCCCACGAGTGGCTTACATTGTTCACTCAGCAGCCATTAGACATGCCAGGCCAGTGCAGCCTGCTGAACCTGCACTTGGGTTTTCTCTAGGAATGGAAAGCAAGAGACACGTGTTTCCAACCAGGGACCGCTGCCTTCATCATCCACACACTGATCCACATGTTGTTACCTCCAATAATCTAAACTCTCCATGTAGCTTCTGATACTACAGTTCATTACCTAATCTCTAATTTCACTCACTCCAATACCACCCTCTAACGGTTATTTAAGAATAGGAGATTTTACTTCGGAAAAGAATTTGCAATTGCAGTTGGCTTcttcactgcagacattttgagTTGTTATAGTAGGTCGATCAGGTTAGataaacttgtttttgttgtcttctAAATGAGGTTCAACCTCAATGCAACAAAACTGAGAATCTGTGATGATGCTGCACCAAAGTCAGTTCACCTGTGACTTCTAATATAGAATAACCACACGAACAAGGCTATAAAAAAGCTGGAAACACCACAGCTTTCATGGTTATGTCTAATACAAAACGGATCCACATAGTAAAGAACTGCCTGAACAAGTAAGAAAGCAAACTGTAAAGGTTCCTCAAGATAGGAGTATAAAAATAGCACCATAAATTAAAAGTTTGCAAATCCAAATACTAAACAGtaagatcagagagaagatgcaGAGTTATTATTTGTTACAGGTCTGCATTATTGCACATTTTTTAATCCATGTCAGATGCAGACTGACCGCACAAAAAGTATGCCATTCTGGAGAACGTTTTTCTGTGCTTGTAAAAACTCACCACAGGGGAAAGGTTCTCTTCTTGTCACGGCCCATTCGGTTGCGATTGATGGTGGTTGAACAAGGAACAGCA
Proteins encoded in this window:
- the LOC113125011 gene encoding SWI/SNF-related matrix-associated actin-dependent regulator of chromatin subfamily B member 1-like isoform X1; amino-acid sequence: MQLALSKTFGQKPVKFQLEQDGDFYMVGSEVGNYLRMFRGSLYKRYPSLWRRLASVEERKKIVASSHATSVTLLKASECEEIFEGNDEKYKAVSISTEPPAYLREQKVKRSSQWVPTLPNSSHHLDAVPCSTTINRNRMGRDKKRTFPLCFDDHDPAVIHENAAQVEALVPIRLDMEIDGQKLRDAFTWNMNEKLMTPEMFAEILCDDLDLNPLAFVPAIASAIRQQIESYPTDSILEEQADQRVIIKLNIHVGNISLVDQFEWDMSERENSPESFALKLCSELGLGGEFVTTIAYSIRGQLSWHQRTYAFSENPLPTVEIAIRNTGDADQWCPLLETLTDAEMEKKIRDQDRNTRRMRRLANTAPSW
- the LOC113125011 gene encoding SWI/SNF-related matrix-associated actin-dependent regulator of chromatin subfamily B member 1-like isoform X2 yields the protein MFRGSLYKRYPSLWRRLASVEERKKIVASSHATSVTLLKASECEEIFEGNDEKYKAVSISTEPPAYLREQKVKRSSQWVPTLPNSSHHLDAVPCSTTINRNRMGRDKKRTFPLCFDDHDPAVIHENAAQVEALVPIRLDMEIDGQKLRDAFTWNMNEKLMTPEMFAEILCDDLDLNPLAFVPAIASAIRQQIESYPTDSILEEQADQRVIIKLNIHVGNISLVDQFEWDMSERENSPESFALKLCSELGLGGEFVTTIAYSIRGQLSWHQRTYAFSENPLPTVEIAIRNTGDADQWCPLLETLTDAEMEKKIRDQDRNTRRMRRLANTAPSW